The Candidatus Thiothrix anitrata genome includes the window TCCATGCCTTGTCTGCGGGGAAGTGGTATACGCAGTTATTGCCGCTGGATGCAAGCTGGCGTTTGGATGGTGTCTTGCCGCAGGCTGATGCCGCGAGTGTGGTGCTGAATCCGGCGCAATAAGCGGTGTAAAAAGAAGCCCTCTGAAAGGAGGGCTAAATGCTTTAGGGTATGTAGAGCGTTGAAGACTGCTTATGCAGAGGAGGTAACGAACATCAGTTCAAGCAGCCTTCAGGGGTCATTAAACCTTGTTCTTTAGGGGTTTACAATCCATCAACTTGTAGTTTCTTGATGCAAATCAACTAAGTTAGATGTTTTCTGGCAAAACCTTGCAATTGTATCAAGAATACCGCATTTATAGACGCTGCCATGTTCCGGGCAGAATAATGAGGTAAGTATGAGCTTAGTCCAATTCGATGCAGCGTTGATTCGTCGTTACGATACAGCGGGGCCGCGTTATACGTCTTATCCGACGGCGGTTGCATTTGGATCATTCACCGAAGATGAATACAAGGCTCATGCTTACATGAGCAATGAAGACCCAATTCCGTTGCCATTGTCGCTGTATTTCCATATTCCATTTTGCGATACGGTGTGTTTTTATTGTGCCTGCAATAAGATCGTGACCAAAGACCGTAGCAAATCAGAGACCTATTTGCAGTACCTGTTCCGTGAAATCGAAATGCAAGCGAAGCTGTATGACCGTGATCGTATGGTGGAGCAATTGCATTGGGGTGGTGGTACGCCAACTTTTTTGAATCACGAGGAAATGCGGGGATTAATGGCAAAAATCCGTCAGCATTTTTCGTTGTATGATAATGATGACGGTGATTACTCCATTGAAATTGATCCTCGCTCGGTCACCCCGGAAACCATTGGGGTATTGCGTGAGATTGGTTTTAACCGCTTCAGTTTGGGCGTGCAGGATGTGGATAAGCGCGTGCAAATTGCAGTGAATCGGGTGCAGCCGATTGAGCAAACCTTGGCAGTGATTGAGGCGTGCCGTGCTTACGGTGCGAAGTCTATCAGCGTGGATTTGATCTATGGGTTGCCCTTCCAAACGGCGGAGAGTTTTCGACAAACATTGGATACCATGATTGAACTTGCCCCAGATCGGATCTCGGTGTTCAACTACGCGCACATGCCTAACCTGTTTAAGCCACAACGCCGTATTAATGAAGCTGATTTACCATCGGCTGAAACTAAACTGCAAATCATGCAGTTAGCGGTGGAGCACCTGACTTCGGCGGGTTATGAATACATTGGGATGGATCATTTCGCCAAGCCAGATGATGAGTTGGCTATTGCGCAACGTAATGGTACTTTGCATCGTAATTTTCAAGGCTATACCACTCACGCGGATTGCGATTTGGTGGCGATGGGGGTGAGTTCCATTAGTAGTGTGGCGGAATGTTACAGCCAGAACGTGAAAACGCTGGATGAATACTACGCATTACTTGATACGGGGCGTTTGCCGGTGATTAAAGGCCTTACGCTGGATGATGATGATGTATTACGTCGTGAAGTTATTCAGCAGCTTGCTTGTCATTTCCGTTTGGATTTTTCGCCAATAGCTCGTGCTTATAATATAGATTTTGCAGCGTATTTCGAGCGCGAACTAGCGTTGTTACAGCCAATGGCAATGGATGAATTGTTGGTGTTCACTGATGGGGGATTCGAGGTAACGCCACGAGGGCGTTTCCTGATTCGTAACATTTGCATGGTGTTTGACGTGAGTTTGCGTAAAAACGGAGTGCAGCAGCGTTTTTCACGGGTGATTTAACGCGCTTCACTCGCAGGGCGACAAGTATGGTGCGCTAATTGTTTGAGGCGTGCCATGTCTTCTATCTTAATTAAACGGTGCTGCACAGCAATGACTCCATCGTCTTGTAAGCGCGAGAACATCCGACTTAAGGTTTCCACGGCCATGCCAAGATAATTGGCAAGGTCGTGGCGAGCCATCGGCAGATTAAATTCGCTGGAAGAAAAACCACGTTCTCTGTTGCGTTCCGATAAGCTGGAGAGGAAGGTGGCAAGGCGTTCTTCGGTGCGCATCTGTCCCAGCGTTAACAGCAGCATGTGTTCGCGCTCAATTTCCGCGCCAATTTGACGCATCATTTGCCCACGCATACTGCTGAGTTTGCCACAAAGCTCCTGAAAATTGTCCATGCTCAATTCGCAAACAAGAGCATCGTCCAGTGCTTGCGCGTCACAGGTGTGACGGTTGTTTGCAAATGCATCAAAGCCTAGTAAATCACCGGGTAGGTAGAATCCTAATATCTGCTCTTCACCATCGGGTGTGGACAACGACGTTTTTACTGCACCCGCTTTAACCGCATAGATGGAGTGTTGTTGTTCATCACGGCGAAACAGGTAGTCTTTCTTCTTGATTTTAACCGTTTTATTAATGGCATTTTCCAGCATTTCAAGCTCATCACGGTTTAGGCCGCGAGGTAAGCACAACTCACTCAAACTGCAATTATGGCAGGCGACGGCTGATTTTTTGGCTGTTTGTATTGACACTGTTTTCATAGGCACCCTGAACCGTGACAATTATCAACGATCTACGTGAAAGGTGGTAAATGCCCTCGCGTAGCACAAATAATCCGATAGTTTTTTGATGTAAATCAAAGTTATGTGAGCGTATTCACTTAAACTGTGCATTGTACACGTTTATTTTCATTAGTATAGGAGAATAGGCTATCATGGCAGAACTACTGTTTGGGAGCTGGATGGGTATTTTGACTATTTCGGTCATTGCTTTCATGTTGGTGATGATGGGCTATTTGGCTTGGATATTCATGAAAAAGTCTGGTGAGAACTGATCAGCCACACAAAAATACATTCCACTTTGGCAGAATGCTGGCTAATATCCTGCTGGCAGCGAGTGCGTTTAGTCTTGTATACACGGTCTGGATGATTTATCAAAATATCACCCAGATCGTGCAGCAGCCTGCGGTAAGGCCGCCCGCTCCTACAGCAATATCAGTTACACCAGCTACTGGGGACACGAAGTGGAAGAACAATCATCACAATTAGCAGCACGTCCGCGCCGGGGTGTTTACCTTTTACCGAATTTATTGACGACTGGGGCTATGTTCTGTGGCTTCTACGCGATCGTGGCTGCAATGCAAGATAAGTTTGCAGCTGCCGCTATTGCCGTTTTTATTGCCATGATTTTAGACGGTTTGGATGGGCGTGTGGCACGCATGACTAATACTCAGTCTGAGTTCGGGGCGCAGTACGACAGTTTGGCTGATCTCATTTCCTTTGGGGTAGCTCCGGGTTTGGTGATGTATCAATGGGCATTGGTGCATCTACAGGCTTATGGTTCTGCTTGGGGTAAGGCTGGGTGGCTGGTTGCCTTCATTTATGTGGCGTGTGCGGCATTACGTTTGGCGCGTTTCAATACTCAAATCGGTAAGGTTGATAAGCGTTTTTTCGTTGGGTTGCCTAGCCCCGCAGCGGCGGCGGTGGTTGTTGGTATGGTATGGGTATTCCATGATCTCGAAGTTTTAGGGCGTAATGTGCAAATGCCCGCATTGTTGCTAACTCTTGCTGCTGGTTTATTAATGGTCAGCAATATCAGTTTCTACAGTTTCAAAGATTTTGATCTGCGCAATCGTGTGCCGTTTCTGGCGGTGTTGGTGATTGTGTTACTGTTTTCTTTGATTACCATAGCTCCCCCGAAAGTCTTATTTGGGGTGTTTTTGTTGTACGCTTTGTCAGGGCCGCTATTATGGGTTTGGCGGCGTTATCGTAAGTTGCAACGCCGCAAAAAAGGTATTGAGTAGTTAGCGGTGAACCACCGTGTGTAGCACGGTGTTACGCTCGAAATATACTGAAAATGTTCCGTAATTCCACACGGTAATGCGTGGCCACTGCTTTTTCACTTTGCCTTTAGAAACACGCACGCTATGCGGCTGACCGTATTGTGCCTTTACGCTGGTCATTTTTGTGCCGCGTGTGGGGTAATCGGCAAACGCAGTGGTGGTAAAAAAAAGTACGCACAGTAGCGCGATGGTAAACCATTTCGACAAACGCATGTCTTAATCTCCGGTATTGGTTTTATTGAACGGCACTCGTCAGTTAATGCTGTGTTTTTTTCATTGTCACGGTACAATCGCCAGCCATGTTTACACCACTTGAATTATTTATCGGTCAGCGTTACACGCATTCGCGGCGGCGCAACCGTTTCATCTCGTTCATCTCGTTCGCTTCTATGCTCGGCATCATGCTGGGGGTCATGGTATTGATCACGGTTTTGTCGATTATGAACGGCTTTGAAAAGGAACTCAGGGATAAAATACTGGGTGTGGTTGCTCATGTCACGGTTTCGGGGACAAATGGGCAACTCGCGGATTGGACGGCACAATTAGAGCGATTAAAGGATGCTGATCACGTGATTGGTGCGGCTCCTTATGTGCAAAAACAAGTCATGTTAACCAATGGCAATCAGTTGCGGGCGGTGATGTTGCAGGGCATTGATCCGGCACAGCAAGGGCGGGTGAGTGATGTCGATTTTAAAATGTTGGATGGCAGTTTTTCCAATCTCAAACCGCGTGAATACGGCATTGTCTTGGGTGTGGAAGTGGCTTCGGGTTTAGGGGTGATGCCCGGTGATAAAGTGACGGTGGTGGTTCCACAGGTGCAGGTCACGCCTGCTGGGGTATTGCCGCGTATCCGACGATTTACGGTGGCGGGTGTGTATCAAATTGGTCACCCTGAATATGATGGGATGATGGGTTTTATTGAGTTGGGTGATGCCTCGCGTTTGTTTAAGTTGGGCGACGATGTGGGTGGTATTCGCTTGCGATTGGACGATTTGTTTGCGGCGCAAGGCGTACAGGCAGATTTACAACACACTTTGGGCGATGAGTTTAAAGTCACCGACTGGAGCGAGGAACACGGTAGTTTGTTCCGCGCAGTGCGGATGGAACGCATCGCGATGACGATGATTTTATTCTTGGTGGTGTGCGTGGCTTTGTTTAATTTGGTGGCATCGTTAATGATGGCGGTCAATGATAAAGAGGCCGATATTGCCATTTTGCGCACTTTTGGGATGCCGGGGCGACGTGTGATGCACATTTTCATGATTCAAGGCAGCATTATCGGGGTGTTCGGTACGCTTGTGGGCGTGGCGTTGGGCGTGTTGTTGTCACTGAATATCAGCGCGGTTATGGCGTTTTTAGAAACCACCTTTGGGTTTAAAGTTTTTTCTGCCGATTTGTTTTACATCAGCGAAATTCCTTCGGATTTGCGTTGGGAAAATGTGATCTGGATTACCATCGCGGCATTGATTGCGTCGGTACTCGCCACGGTGTATCCGGCACGCCGCGCCGCTCAAATTCAGCCTGCGGAGTCGCTGCGTTATGAATAAATTGTTTCATCCGCTGGAATTGTCGGTGGGCTGGCGTTATACCCGTGCGCGTCGTCAAAAGCATTTCATCTCATTTATTTCATTGGCTTCGATTTTAGGCATTGCGATTGGCGTATTGGTGCTGATTACGGTGTTGTCAGTGATGAACGGTTTTGAGCAAACCATGCGTGAACGTGTATTGGGCATGTTTGCGCACATTACGGTGTCAGAAGGCGATACGGTGGTGTCGGATTGGCAAAAAGTGAGCGAGTCGCTGCAAGCCTTTCCGCACGTGAAAGCAGTGTCACCCTTTGTGGAAAAGCCTGCGATGCTTAACCAAGGCGATGAGGCGCGAGGCGCGTTACTGCAAGGGGTCATGCCGGAGCTGGAAGGGCAGGTGAGTGCAGTGTTTAAGCATGTTATCAAAGGTGATATGCAGGCATTGCAGCCCGGTAGTTTTAAGATTGCCGTCGGTGCGACTTTGGCTAAAGAGCTGAAAGTGGACGTGGGTGATTCGCTGACCTTGATTAGCCCGTCAGAAGGCGCGTTGGATATGGGGGAGTTGCCTGCGTTACAACGTTTCACCATTGCGGCGATTTTTCGGGTTGATATGCAGCAGTACGATTCTGCCTTCGCTTACATTCACCTTGCGGATGCACAGGAGACATTTAAGCTCGGCACGGATGTGACCGGATTGCGTCTGAAGCTGGATGATTTGTACCTTGCGCCTAAAATTGCGCAAAATATTTTGGCGCGTATGGGTGCGACCTGGTCGGATATGTGGGTGAGCGATTGGACACGTCTCAATGAGAATCAATTTAAAGCGATTCAATCGCAGAAATCAGTCATGTTTGTGATTTTATTGCTGATTATTGCGGTGGCGGCGTTCAATTTGGTTTCAACATTGGTGATGGTTGTGACTGATAAGGAAAGCGATATTGCGATTTTACGTACCTTGGGGTTGTCGTCTGGGCGGGTCATGCAGGTGTTTATGGTGCAGGGCACGTTGATCGGTGTGATTGGCACGGTGTCGGGTGTGCTGTTGGGTATCTTACTGGCAAGCAATGTGGATGTGATTGTGCAGTTTTTGGAACGTTTGTTTGATACTCGTTTCATTAATTCAGAAGTGTATTTTATCAGCGAATTGGAATCG containing:
- the hemN gene encoding oxygen-independent coproporphyrinogen III oxidase, translating into MSLVQFDAALIRRYDTAGPRYTSYPTAVAFGSFTEDEYKAHAYMSNEDPIPLPLSLYFHIPFCDTVCFYCACNKIVTKDRSKSETYLQYLFREIEMQAKLYDRDRMVEQLHWGGGTPTFLNHEEMRGLMAKIRQHFSLYDNDDGDYSIEIDPRSVTPETIGVLREIGFNRFSLGVQDVDKRVQIAVNRVQPIEQTLAVIEACRAYGAKSISVDLIYGLPFQTAESFRQTLDTMIELAPDRISVFNYAHMPNLFKPQRRINEADLPSAETKLQIMQLAVEHLTSAGYEYIGMDHFAKPDDELAIAQRNGTLHRNFQGYTTHADCDLVAMGVSSISSVAECYSQNVKTLDEYYALLDTGRLPVIKGLTLDDDDVLRREVIQQLACHFRLDFSPIARAYNIDFAAYFERELALLQPMAMDELLVFTDGGFEVTPRGRFLIRNICMVFDVSLRKNGVQQRFSRVI
- the fnr gene encoding fumarate/nitrate reduction transcriptional regulator Fnr, translated to MKTVSIQTAKKSAVACHNCSLSELCLPRGLNRDELEMLENAINKTVKIKKKDYLFRRDEQQHSIYAVKAGAVKTSLSTPDGEEQILGFYLPGDLLGFDAFANNRHTCDAQALDDALVCELSMDNFQELCGKLSSMRGQMMRQIGAEIEREHMLLLTLGQMRTEERLATFLSSLSERNRERGFSSSEFNLPMARHDLANYLGMAVETLSRMFSRLQDDGVIAVQHRLIKIEDMARLKQLAHHTCRPASEAR
- a CDS encoding DUF3149 domain-containing protein, producing the protein MAELLFGSWMGILTISVIAFMLVMMGYLAWIFMKKSGEN
- the pssA gene encoding CDP-diacylglycerol--serine O-phosphatidyltransferase, with the translated sequence MEEQSSQLAARPRRGVYLLPNLLTTGAMFCGFYAIVAAMQDKFAAAAIAVFIAMILDGLDGRVARMTNTQSEFGAQYDSLADLISFGVAPGLVMYQWALVHLQAYGSAWGKAGWLVAFIYVACAALRLARFNTQIGKVDKRFFVGLPSPAAAAVVVGMVWVFHDLEVLGRNVQMPALLLTLAAGLLMVSNISFYSFKDFDLRNRVPFLAVLVIVLLFSLITIAPPKVLFGVFLLYALSGPLLWVWRRYRKLQRRKKGIE
- a CDS encoding lipoprotein-releasing ABC transporter permease subunit — protein: MFTPLELFIGQRYTHSRRRNRFISFISFASMLGIMLGVMVLITVLSIMNGFEKELRDKILGVVAHVTVSGTNGQLADWTAQLERLKDADHVIGAAPYVQKQVMLTNGNQLRAVMLQGIDPAQQGRVSDVDFKMLDGSFSNLKPREYGIVLGVEVASGLGVMPGDKVTVVVPQVQVTPAGVLPRIRRFTVAGVYQIGHPEYDGMMGFIELGDASRLFKLGDDVGGIRLRLDDLFAAQGVQADLQHTLGDEFKVTDWSEEHGSLFRAVRMERIAMTMILFLVVCVALFNLVASLMMAVNDKEADIAILRTFGMPGRRVMHIFMIQGSIIGVFGTLVGVALGVLLSLNISAVMAFLETTFGFKVFSADLFYISEIPSDLRWENVIWITIAALIASVLATVYPARRAAQIQPAESLRYE
- a CDS encoding lipoprotein-releasing ABC transporter permease subunit, encoding MNKLFHPLELSVGWRYTRARRQKHFISFISLASILGIAIGVLVLITVLSVMNGFEQTMRERVLGMFAHITVSEGDTVVSDWQKVSESLQAFPHVKAVSPFVEKPAMLNQGDEARGALLQGVMPELEGQVSAVFKHVIKGDMQALQPGSFKIAVGATLAKELKVDVGDSLTLISPSEGALDMGELPALQRFTIAAIFRVDMQQYDSAFAYIHLADAQETFKLGTDVTGLRLKLDDLYLAPKIAQNILARMGATWSDMWVSDWTRLNENQFKAIQSQKSVMFVILLLIIAVAAFNLVSTLVMVVTDKESDIAILRTLGLSSGRVMQVFMVQGTLIGVIGTVSGVLLGILLASNVDVIVQFLERLFDTRFINSEVYFISELESRINVGDVVLIALSSLLMSVLATLYPAWRASKVQPAEALRYE